The Amphiura filiformis chromosome 13, Afil_fr2py, whole genome shotgun sequence genome segment AAATACAATTTGGTCATGACTTCTCCTAGATTATCTTTAAAACAtaaaaggtccgtaacccgatcaacagcctcatcccccgttTTTGGTATCACATATTAGATCAATGTTTTATCATAACCATCCTGAAAACAGTCTATTTGTGGTTACCACTTTTATCGAAATTTTACACACCCGTTGGTAGGCAAGGAATGACATCCAGACGTTTCAGAGAGGGTGCTATAACGATATAgacttaaaacaaaaacaaaagataaaaaaaaaatcataaaataaaagaaaagatgTGCAATGTACATGATATACAGgcaaagtttcttgatcaaaGTACCACGAAAATTATATGCTCTGCTCTTTTTCTCTGTTTGTTTGATTATTTAATTTCTTCATTGTATGCTAGCATGCTAGCACCCATAAGCAGATGAATAAACGCCTGCAAAttgttcaaaacaaaaatatcagaTTCATTTCCTGAATAAGGATTCCATGTACCATATAAGAGAACATGAATTTAAGGATTCTAATTTTCTGAACAttcacaaaatggcaaaacaactcaggttgaaccaggtttttaatatttttaaggaGGTTGGCACCAATATAGTACCAGAAACAGTTTTGTGAAAAATCATACATAGGGGAAACTGCGAGAGTATTCGGAACACGCCTCAAATAACATAAGACCGAAGCTGACAAAGCCTCAATTTaggcatttaccatgtttacaaagaCACAGAGAAAGGCATCTGTCATAGGAGATGTAAATAAATCTGCCATAACGgactgtgtatttatttatttattattcatttcattcctatttaacctgggttaacctttcaatgcactggcattgttctcccaaggtgcccaggtGGCACAAAGCCAACATTAAAATACACAAGATACAACATATAAAAATACAGATGGAACAATAATGTACATAGTAAAAAAAACCTAGCATACAGATTTAAAAAGGTAATCGGCAAGAAGAGTGGATCAGGGTCAGGCGGGACACCCGGAGAAGACCCCCAGCCACATGCAGGCCGCAGGACCCCAACCCCGACCAAGGGACTGGTAGGGCCCAGGCTGGTCAGGGAGCAGGGAGACAACAACAGAAATTGATCCTATCCAAGCCCCTAACCAGTCACAGTCAACAGCAGCACCCCATCCAAGGAGAAAGGTCCAGCTATCCACATGCGCCCAGGACACCAACCGGCTGTCCGTCCATACCCGAACACCCATATATTGCCCTGAGAAAGacattaaaaaatacacattAATATACATTGCTATAAAAGACAATATTGCACTAGTGCCGAACTATGGGCAAGTCCATACGTGTTAGCAGAAAGTCCATACTTCCACCCACCGGGAATGCCGGTGCCGAGTCGGGGGTCCCTTGTCCCCGCCCGGTCGGGCAAACGCCCATGGCCCAGTAACCATCGCCCCAGGTAAACCACATTGGAAAACTAGGCCTCCAGGGCGAAAAACGACAACGCCAAGACCGTCAGCCACCCGGGCAAGAACCGCAAACCCCCGCAACAACACCGACACCCCAGCAGAATGTAGCAAGGACTTTAAGTCAACACAAATGGGCACACCCATAGTAAGGCCACATGAGAGAGATGCATGTTGAAGAACAGTTGCATAGTACATAATCACATATAAATTAATTAAGTCAGATTTTTCATTGCACCTTGTACCTCAAGCTTAccgaaatgagtcaatgagggCATCGTCCTGGTAGAACTTTCCGATACCATCTTCCCAAACCTTTCCGTTATTCTCACCGAATGCACTAGAATTGAATGTTAACCTATTGATATTGGGATTCCTTCCATAATAATTGATATATTCCTGCTCAACACCTGAAAAAACACATCATGCCAGAAGCATAAAGATTGTTAGAATATTGTGTAAAACATCTATATAATAAAGTTACTATCATATACaatattttgtgttttccatagcggcgtatcgaccatacgctacttgttacccagcaaacacaaaacgttttggataTCATTCTCAAAAGGTTaggaaaggttgtcagaaaacgtttaaatgtcgggttataaaatgCATATGATGGGTATAAActagaaaatattttcataacattcaaaaacatttgttgacccctactgcaaatattttaacataatgttatgtttagtattgacaaaatatttggccaaaaatacttgcaaaaaatattttacaataacattttgaaaatatttaaaaatattgttgtagtgtgttttcatacagaatgttttaaaatgttttcttaacatttgtataacccgacatttaatgttatcaaaacgtttttatctaaaccaaatcCCAAAATATAATCTGCTTAAAAcgtgttaaaacgtttttgtgtttgctgggtataaacattttataatagtaaacaaacatataaatataggcaaaaatgaaaaacattgcatgtcatagtggcgtacacctcgctaTATTCCATATTGACGTATCggactgatacgccactatgtaatgaagccgacgaaaagtaacgccacaGGGATTACACGGCAACCAAGGTGACGTAAGGTTGGTGTttggttagggtattgcgttttgcgtgtttttcatagtgacctatagttttgtacttattgtttttaatgtctttatttctttatttcgttGGAAAGTTTACGTATAAACCATAGGTTATAAATAGTCatacctgtaatatttagcaaacacTCGAgtattttaaagcagaaatattggcctatatattgtgtataatttTTTTGGATTTCACAAGGGCGCATTCACATTAGTAAGCCATATCGATATAATgtggggaatatttgtacttatattggtatcactggatagcaGATACTTATAGCTAtcaattggtatcaaatataacagtataggacattaatataatttaatatagaaaattcggggtttccagctATACAGTACTATAGCAACCTGATtcgtacagctaagtatacgattcgtcgtTTGgccaaattcattaatcgcactcaggcgcgattcgtccGAATCAAAATTTCGGTATCTACGCTagggagtaagatttaccattaatattTGGTGATAaataaaagatcacctgaaacataatcatatgCATTCAATAACTAAATTTACTCAAATTtgtcgattcgtcactctgccgaattcataacgatatgaactAAGCAGTGAGCACCCCGTAGACATCGGCCAATGTGAATatatgtgcaagtggcatcatcaTCGTGTTAATGTTGTTTGTGGAAGAATAGATAGTTTGAAGGTATTCAGTGTCAGACCGGAAATTACCCCAAACCTGTGAACACCCTTAGATACTGGCTAATATAAATGTACATACCGGTGATATGCAAGAGCCGTCGCTGTCCTATCCTACGGATGCACTTTGAGATGAAAAATTTGAACCCTATGTCACCTATgtgacctatgaccccaaatcCACAGCAAAATGTTAGTCAATACGGAAGTCGCTGGTGGAAAAATAGCCACTATATCTGTTGCAACGGAAATATGCTCGCAGGACGTCTGACCATTCGGTGACCTTTATGCTTCTTTGAATTACCGTCAAATTTGTGATttactagtccgacgagtaggacctttttttcttatcttagttaccagactatactcagctcagaccatgatcactatctcacatagAGCAAGAAAGATGAACaacgaaagtccagtgaccgagTGAATTTTCGTGgctaatctttcttgagcgatcagagtctgagtatagttggtaactgagaaaaaatAGGTCCTATTCGTCGAACTAGCATTTACTAAAAGGAGGTAAAAGTCGCCGCGAAATATTATTTCAAAGTTTGAGGTATTAAGTAATTCAAAGATTTACCTTTTTTACCAAATACAGGTGCGTGTCCATAATTCGCATTTATGCAATCGTCAGCGTATAACTCTTCAACAATGGCCGAAAAATCTGCACCGCTTTCGATCAATTCCGAGAGTCTCGCACCAATTGCATTGATCTCGACTCCAAGGGAAACACTGCCTTTGTTCGGTGCTGAAACGACAAGGCAATAGTTCATTCACATTATATAAAGTTACGAaatatcacgattttcatcaatacctctttctctttttcttgcaaatacgaggttcattcaaaaagttctacctccaccatCCCATctttgttatcttacgtgccaggaaattgaaatcacccatgattatactctgaaAGCTTGGCTAAAAAAGTTATTtgcttaaaatgtgatttttggttgttaaggggtggggtatgaacgtttggacagtatttattgtgggacattagagcacatcagacatatcgaattgcattctgaatacgaagaatgtcattctgatatcaaataattttgattttttgaaattcgcaatttaatacacattttatggcaaatcattaaaaattgatattttgatatttaacagtacttgaagtaaattttataaatctgaatatttatacttaaagtgtatgtaggtgggatgaaaagccgacgatcaatttaaaattttgacctttcgtattgaagatatggatttttttcccccaaaactcaaaaaaaattaggtctttttgggaaaaaaatccatatcttcaatatgaaaggtcaaaattttcaattgactgtcggcttttcctccctgctacatacactttaagaatatatcattagatttatataatttacttcgatgactgttatatgtcaaaaatttttataatttgtcataaaatttgtattatattgtgattttcaacaaatgaaaattatttgatataagaaagacatgcttcgtattcaaaatgcaattcgataggtctgaggtgctctcatgtcccacaaaaaatactgtcgaaacgcaataaacgctcattttagatcccttaagatatgttagttaaagtgaatacagatttgatGCGTCGGAAACGGtttgaaaagaaaggctaattttgattgaAAAGGTTGCCCATATTtaatgtggaaatcattacagatttatttctgaaatgattaaattgctttattttgttaaattaaGTTAATCAATATACAATGCTCATTCAAGCATACcaatgcttgcagatagtacagttttactgggtatcgtgtcttttgcacaacaaaaccgatacatgttccgTCTTCCCCTGTGGGGGCGCACTTGAACTCAGAAGGGCATGAATTCAGTTCGGATAATTTCAAAGTATTAGACTCAGACTCACGATGGCTTCAAAGAGGCATCAAAGAAACCTACTATATAGCCGCCTTGGACCCCGATCTCAACCAGGACAAAGGGAGACACGTGCTACCCAGCGTCTACAAGCCGACCATCACGTCATTTGACCCCGGGTTACCCCGTGGGTCACATGACTAGGTGTTTACCGTTCCACCTcaccttctgatgaaatcccatggatgtgggatgaaatatcaagtaagtcaaatatttgttgagagaactgctTTTAAGCACTTCTCTCAACAAAAAACCTCTGTTTATTACGATTACCCTTCTTTCTTTTTACCCATCGCTTATACGGTTTCAGAGAAATAATGTCGCTggttaaaaataccaaatatattatagctcaacattgaaaatagaagcatttgaACCAATTGTTCaagttttttgataggtgtgaaGCACTGAAAATCAACACTTTCaagaagtcataaaagaaatcaggaaccacttattcctattttacatatcaacattatttctttaatgtgtTAGCAACGCGTACCCAAATTATTTTAGCGAAATCCGGTGATAGTATTAAAAGCTTTCTTTTGTGTAAGAGAGTCTGAGTGGTAGTAGTGGGGTGAAATTAC includes the following:
- the LOC140168190 gene encoding uncharacterized protein → MKIMKLVVFIAGIFIMYCNSANSELVDCIALCNECVEVSDTLRHMGCTKQCEEHKQNDKSNISCSKLTAPNKGSVSLGVEINAIGARLSELIESGADFSAIVEELYADDCINANYGHAPVFGKKGVEQEYINYYGRNPNINRLTFNSSAFGENNGKVWEDGIGKFYQDDALIDSFRYMFIYKRVGGTLLRFFSIYFA